The sequence below is a genomic window from Sediminispirochaeta bajacaliforniensis DSM 16054.
GGACAGAGCGTCCTGCCGGCAACACCGTTATCGGATCATCTGGTTCCGAACAGGCGGAAACCCCGAACTTGGGATTCAGAAAACGGGGGGGATCGGCCCAATCGAAAAAAGCGACACCGACATTGGATGAGTTTTCCCGCGATATGACGAAGTTTGCTCATGATGGGAAACTCGATCCCGTGATCGGTAGGGATTTTGAAATACAGCGTGTCATTCAGATTCTTGCTCGCCGTACTAAGAATAATCCTGTCCTTATCGGTGAACCCGGGGTTGGAAAAACCGCCATCGTCGAAGGGCTTGCCCAAATGATTGAGGACAGCTCCGCTCCCGAAGTTCTTTCGGGAAAGAGGGTGTTAACGCTTGATCTTGCTGCTCTTATCGCCGGCACCAAGTATCGCGGTGAGTTCGAGGAACGACTTAAGAGGGTTATGAAGGAGATCCAGAGCGCAGGGAATGTTATTCTTTTCATTGATGAGCTTCATACGATCATCGGGGCCGGTGGTGCCGAAGGTGCCATTGATGCTTCCAACATGTTGAAGCCTGCCCTTAGCCGCGGAGAACTTCAGTGCATTGGAGCAACGACCCTCAACGAGTATCGAAAGCATATTGAAAAGGATGCGGCCCTGGAGCGTCGTTTCCAGACCATATTTGTTGAAGAGCCTTCCGTTGAAGAAACAATTGGAATCTTGGAGGGAATTCGGGAACGATATGAGGAACATCACAATGTTTCGTATAGTGACGAGGCCCTGGAAGCTGCTGCTCATCTCTCACATCGCTATATCAGCGACCGATTTCTTCCCGATAAGGCAATCGATCTTATTGACGAGGCAGGATCTTTTAAGCGAATTCATAATACGGTGCGGCCGAAGGAACTCATTCAGCTTGAGGAAGACATTGAACGTCTCACCGGAGAAAAGATTGCATTGGTCAATAACCAGGATTATGAAAAGGCTGCTGCGGTCCGGGATGATGTACGCCGTCTGAAAGGAAAGGTTGAAGAACTTCAGAGTCAGTGGAAAAGCAATATGCGCAGCGAAAGAAGTAATGTCGGTCCTGAAGATATCCAGGCTATTGTTTCACGAATAACCGGTATCCCTCTTGCACGGATAGTACAGAGTGAATCGGAGAAGCTGCTGAAAATTGAGGAAGAACTGCACAAGACCGTTATCGGACAGGATGAGGCCATCTTTGCTATCGCGAGTAGTATTCGCAGGTCGAGGACCGGCCTCAGTAGTCCGAAGCGCCCTCTCGGTTCCTTTATCTTCCTCGGCCCAACCGGTGTCGGAAAAACCCTATTGGCTAAGACTCTTGCACAGTTTCTCTTTGGTGATGAAGAGGCCCTCGTGCGGGTGGATATGTCCGATTACATGGAAAAGCATAATGTGAGCAGACTCGTCGGAGCACCTCCCGGCTATGTCGGTTATGAAGAGGGAGGCGTCCTTACCGAGAAGATTCGCCGACGCCCTTACAGTGTCATCCTGCTCGACGAGATTGAGAAAGCACATCCGGATGTATTTAATCTTTTGCTGCAGGTACTTGAGGAAGGCGAACTTCATGATAATCTCGGGCACAAGGTCAGCTTTCGCAATAGCGTGCTTATCATGACCAGTAATGCTGGTGCCCGTGAAATCAGTAAAAGTGGGGCTCTCGGATTTCAAGCCTCCGAGGGTGTCATGAGTCATGCGGAAATCAAGGCCTCCGCTATGAATGAATTACAGCGTAGTTTCCGTCCCGAATTTATCAATCGTGTCGACGAGATTGTTGTTTTCACGAGCTTGAAGCGGCCGGAGATTCGAAGAATTCTCGATATTCTTCTTTCCGAAATCTCACTTCGCCTGCTGGAAATGAATATCATTCTTGAGGTAAAGCAGAGTGCAAAAGACTATTTCATCGATAAGGGCTATGATGTCAAATATGGTGCGCGTCCGCTACGTCGTGTTTTGCAAAAGGAACTTGAAGATCCGCTTTCTATGGAAATGCTGAAAGGCCGTTGCGTCTCCGGAACCCATATGATAGTCGGTATCAGAAAAGGGGAAATCCATTTTACGGCCCGGCAGCCCCAGGTAGTAAAAGATCATGCAGGGATCACTCAATAGCTTATGGATCAACAACAATCTTTTTTTGATTTCGCGGCCCCGCGGTTGGGGGAGTTGCTTCCGCAGAATGTTGAGTTTGTTTCCTTCGATTTTGAGACAACAGGCCTTGATTCGTTTCGCGATCGAATTCTTGAAATAGGTGCTGTTTCTTGGCGGCAAGGTAAAACAAAAGAGACCTTTAGTTCTTTAGTACGTCCAGGAATACCTGTACCTCCTGCATCCACGGCTGTTCACGGTATCACAGATGATGATCTTCTCGATGCCCCGGATGAAAAGGGAGCTCTTGTTTCCTTTCTTAGATTCATTGAGGGTAAGGTTGCTGTTGCTCATAATCTTCCCTTTGATTATGGTTTTTTGGAATCATCTGTTGATCGACTTGGACTCTCTTTGGGGGATACCCTTTTCGTCGATACCCTAACGCTCTCCCGAAGGGTGTATCCCGGGCTCCCCAGTTATGCGCTAGGAAACCTGATAACGTTTCTCAATCTTTCCCAGGAGGATGCGCATAGGGCCCTCTCGGATGCCAGCGATTGTGGCAGGCTTTTCTTTCGCTGTCTTGATGAAGACAAGCAGATGCTGAAGATGACGATTGATGAATTGATTACCTATTCCAGGAGCAGGAAATATAAGCGATGAATCTTGAATGCTTTGTACTCGGAACGGGAGGCATGATGCCGCTTCCCGGTCGACATCTCACTTCAGCATTATTGAGGCGGGATGGCGACCTTTTTCTTTTTGACTGCGGTGAAGGTACCCAGGTCTCTTTACGAAAACTTAATCTCCGTTGGAAGAAGATTTCGGCAATTTTCATAAGTCATACACATGCCGATCATGTGACCGGATTACCCGGAATCATGATGCTTTCGAGCCAAGTCGATAGAGAAGAACCTCTTACCATCATCGGCCCGCCTAAAATTAGGGAGTATGTTGAAACGGCGAGGAGCGTTCTCGATATGTATATTAATTACGAAGTCATCATAAAGGAGATTGACGCTCCCTGTGAAGTATACCGCGGGGAGGGGTATGCGGTTCGGGCATTTCCTCTTCTCCATTCCAAGCCCTGTGTCGGTTATGTCCTGGAAGAGGATACCAGACCGGGGATTTTCCATCCTGAGCGGGCGGCTGAGCTGGGGGTCCCCAGGGGCCCTCTGTGGTCGCATTTGCAGCGGGGTGAGGTTGTCCAGGCGAGCGACGGCACTTCCGTTTTCCCTGAACAGGTAATGGGGGATAAGCGTTCCGGCCGGAAGTTTGCTTATGTTACGGATACCAAGTACATCCCCGAGATCGCCTCTCAGGTTTCCGATTCCGACCTTCTTATCTGTGAGGGGATGTTTCTCAGTGACCTTGAGGAGAGCGCCGCTGAGAAAAAACATCTTACGGCAAAGCAGGCTGCGACGATTGCCAAGGATGCAGGCGGTATTAAAAGAATGGGACTCATTCATTACAGCCCGCGCTATACAATGCGCGATTTGCGTACATTACTAAAAGAGGCGAAGACGGTTTTCCCGGAAACGTTTCTTACAGAAGATCAACAGCAAATAGAAATACCCTATGATGATTAGTTAGCTTACGGCGTGGGCCTAAGAATCACCGGGATTCAGAACAGCCGGAACACCGCCTTTTTTGGCCAGGTATTCTCTGAACTTGCCAGGATCCGGACGGAAACCGATAATGTTACTTTCCATATCATTCTTGGCACGCTTTAAGGCGATGGACGCTTCTTTGATAAGCAATTCTCCTTCTATCAACCGTCCGCTACGACTACTGAGACCGGCAAAAAGAGAAACTCCCTTTTCATTTTCTATCTTATCAAGAAAATCTTTCAATTGGTCGATGGCCCCGAGCAACGGGGTATTTGGAAGGATAAGGGCGAAACTTGTAACATCAAATTCAAAGGTCATGTCACGCATCGGAAAGATCCTTGAAAATTCATCGGCGAGGTGACGATATGCTTCGGTCTCCACTGGACCGCAATCAACAATGGCCAGACTCAACTCTTGCTCGAAACTTGCCGAACGTTTAAGTTCATTTGTTAAACGGTCGGTTAGAAAATCCTCCCAGCAGAGTCCGCTCCGTGGGGAATAGAGAGATACGCCCGTTTCATTGGCTTCAGGCACAGGCACTGCTTCCTTTGTTTCTGTTTCTTCGGTATGCCTTTTTTTCGGTAGTATCTGGGGTTTCGAGCCATTTTCCCGCCCGACCGCATCAACCGCTTCCGATGATTTCTGGGTTCCAAGGAGGATGACCAATAACACGGCAAAGACAAAAGTGGCGATAAAGAGGGATCGGAAAATCAAAAACAACTGATTCGGATCAATGAGCGCATAATAAGCCGTAGCGGTAAGCTTCTCTTCCCGAATCGGCGAACGTTCCTGGTAGGTAACGGACGGAAACGTGCCGGGTCTGAAAGAAATATCACTGCGATTAAGCGTTGAACTGTGCGGAATACTTGAAAGAAAGGCAGCAGTTCTGGCATAAAGATACTCAACGGCCCCATCGTCCTTCGTTACATAGAGCAACTGGAGGGATCTATTTCCCTCTGCAAGCGGACGAAGATTGGTGGAGATTTCCTTTCCTGAAATGGTATCCGTAGCAAGCATTGAGAAGGCTCTCCCGCTTAGGGTTGCAAAATGCCGGGCGGAACCACTCTTGCTCTTATGGATGGTCAGTGTCAGAGAGATCACAAACCATGCAAGAAGAAAGATGAGGACAAAGACAGCAATTCCGATTGTTGTACGCGCCGTGCTCTTTTTCATGGGCCTTATTATAAACAAAAACCTTTGCGAATGTAAGTTATTCTTTTATTATTGTACATATGAAGGGGAAAAAAGTACGTAAACGAGGCTTACCGACAGGATGGTATCCTAATCTGGAACGTGAGGTGATCAAGCAGATCACGGATTGGGAAGCCACTGATGCCGAGTCACACCTTGATAAGGTCTTTGCGTCTATTATACCTCATGCCGGGTGGACATTTTCCGGAGCCCTTGCCTGGAAAGGGATACGTTTATTGAATGAGGATGCCGAGTCTGTTATTGTTGTCGGCGGGCATCTTTTCGCTGGATCTGGGATCTTGATGGCCTTTGAAGATGCGTTTGATACACCTCTCGGCCTTATCCCGGCAGATATCGGCTTTCGTGATCTTCTGCTTGAGGAACTTTCGGGAAAGGTATCTGTTCGTGAGGATACAAGCATCGATAACAGTGTTGAGATTCACTTACCGTTGATAAAGTAT
It includes:
- a CDS encoding ATP-dependent Clp protease ATP-binding subunit, with translation MFKGLTQRAQRILTIYAQEEAKRFHSDQLLPEHIILALLKDGEGLGYRALQVIKVDPEELQIELEKSIPRKHAGFILGDVPPSHRGKKLLEDSAEEARALGHEYIGTEHLLLSASKEAGSVVQRFLAKRNIGVEAIRQTIAELRGSGRTERPAGNTVIGSSGSEQAETPNLGFRKRGGSAQSKKATPTLDEFSRDMTKFAHDGKLDPVIGRDFEIQRVIQILARRTKNNPVLIGEPGVGKTAIVEGLAQMIEDSSAPEVLSGKRVLTLDLAALIAGTKYRGEFEERLKRVMKEIQSAGNVILFIDELHTIIGAGGAEGAIDASNMLKPALSRGELQCIGATTLNEYRKHIEKDAALERRFQTIFVEEPSVEETIGILEGIRERYEEHHNVSYSDEALEAAAHLSHRYISDRFLPDKAIDLIDEAGSFKRIHNTVRPKELIQLEEDIERLTGEKIALVNNQDYEKAAAVRDDVRRLKGKVEELQSQWKSNMRSERSNVGPEDIQAIVSRITGIPLARIVQSESEKLLKIEEELHKTVIGQDEAIFAIASSIRRSRTGLSSPKRPLGSFIFLGPTGVGKTLLAKTLAQFLFGDEEALVRVDMSDYMEKHNVSRLVGAPPGYVGYEEGGVLTEKIRRRPYSVILLDEIEKAHPDVFNLLLQVLEEGELHDNLGHKVSFRNSVLIMTSNAGAREISKSGALGFQASEGVMSHAEIKASAMNELQRSFRPEFINRVDEIVVFTSLKRPEIRRILDILLSEISLRLLEMNIILEVKQSAKDYFIDKGYDVKYGARPLRRVLQKELEDPLSMEMLKGRCVSGTHMIVGIRKGEIHFTARQPQVVKDHAGITQ
- a CDS encoding 3'-5' exonuclease, with product MDQQQSFFDFAAPRLGELLPQNVEFVSFDFETTGLDSFRDRILEIGAVSWRQGKTKETFSSLVRPGIPVPPASTAVHGITDDDLLDAPDEKGALVSFLRFIEGKVAVAHNLPFDYGFLESSVDRLGLSLGDTLFVDTLTLSRRVYPGLPSYALGNLITFLNLSQEDAHRALSDASDCGRLFFRCLDEDKQMLKMTIDELITYSRSRKYKR
- a CDS encoding ribonuclease Z — encoded protein: MNLECFVLGTGGMMPLPGRHLTSALLRRDGDLFLFDCGEGTQVSLRKLNLRWKKISAIFISHTHADHVTGLPGIMMLSSQVDREEPLTIIGPPKIREYVETARSVLDMYINYEVIIKEIDAPCEVYRGEGYAVRAFPLLHSKPCVGYVLEEDTRPGIFHPERAAELGVPRGPLWSHLQRGEVVQASDGTSVFPEQVMGDKRSGRKFAYVTDTKYIPEIASQVSDSDLLICEGMFLSDLEESAAEKKHLTAKQAATIAKDAGGIKRMGLIHYSPRYTMRDLRTLLKEAKTVFPETFLTEDQQQIEIPYDD
- a CDS encoding GGDEF domain-containing protein, which produces MKKSTARTTIGIAVFVLIFLLAWFVISLTLTIHKSKSGSARHFATLSGRAFSMLATDTISGKEISTNLRPLAEGNRSLQLLYVTKDDGAVEYLYARTAAFLSSIPHSSTLNRSDISFRPGTFPSVTYQERSPIREEKLTATAYYALIDPNQLFLIFRSLFIATFVFAVLLVILLGTQKSSEAVDAVGRENGSKPQILPKKRHTEETETKEAVPVPEANETGVSLYSPRSGLCWEDFLTDRLTNELKRSASFEQELSLAIVDCGPVETEAYRHLADEFSRIFPMRDMTFEFDVTSFALILPNTPLLGAIDQLKDFLDKIENEKGVSLFAGLSSRSGRLIEGELLIKEASIALKRAKNDMESNIIGFRPDPGKFREYLAKKGGVPAVLNPGDS